A genomic stretch from Pirellulales bacterium includes:
- the trpC gene encoding indole-3-glycerol phosphate synthase TrpC, which translates to MSTILETIVATKRGEIEEAKRRRPERALVKELESAPPVRNFFAPLAAPGPIKLIAEVKKASPSKGVIRADFDPVAIAAIYAGHGASCLSVLTDEKYFQGSLADLRLVRSAVELPVLRKDFILDRYQVLEARAAGADAVLLIAECLDDCRLRALHDEIVALGMSPLVELYEPDNLRRVFDAGATLIGINNRDLRTFETDLDHTLRLRERVPDECVLVAESGIRTRADVLRLEQARVDGMLVGETLMASPDIGQAVDALLGT; encoded by the coding sequence GTGTCTACCATTCTCGAAACGATCGTCGCCACCAAACGCGGCGAAATCGAAGAAGCCAAACGTCGCCGGCCGGAACGGGCGCTCGTCAAGGAACTCGAGTCGGCGCCGCCGGTGCGGAACTTTTTTGCTCCGCTGGCCGCGCCCGGACCGATCAAGCTGATCGCCGAGGTCAAGAAGGCCAGTCCCTCGAAGGGCGTGATCCGCGCCGACTTCGACCCGGTCGCCATCGCCGCCATCTACGCCGGCCACGGCGCCTCGTGCTTGAGCGTGCTGACCGATGAAAAGTATTTTCAAGGCAGCCTCGCCGACCTCCGCCTCGTCCGTTCGGCGGTCGAGTTGCCCGTGCTGCGCAAGGATTTCATTCTCGACCGGTATCAGGTGCTCGAGGCCCGCGCGGCCGGGGCCGACGCCGTGCTGCTGATCGCGGAATGCCTCGACGACTGCCGGCTTCGGGCGCTGCACGACGAAATCGTGGCCCTGGGCATGAGTCCGCTGGTCGAATTGTATGAGCCTGACAACCTGCGGCGGGTGTTCGACGCCGGGGCCACGCTGATCGGAATCAACAATCGCGACCTGCGGACTTTCGAGACCGACTTGGACCACACGCTTCGGCTGCGCGAGCGCGTGCCTGACGAGTGCGTGCTGGTCGCCGAAAGCGGCATCCGCACCCGCGCCGACGTGTTGCGGCTCGAGCAAGCGCGCGTCGACGGCATGCTCGTGGGCGAGACGCTGATGGCCAGCCCCGACATCGGCCAAGCGGTGGACGCGTTGCTGGGAACGTAG
- a CDS encoding sugar phosphate isomerase/epimerase, with product MKFGMNMLLWTDTITDAHKPIMERLKKMGYDGVEFPIFDHDTKKYAALGRWFDGVGLERTVVTCRLNDDNPISPDAKVRALGVENNKRILDCAQAVGAKLMAGPFHSALGGFTGACPAPDEWKWGVDSMRQVAEHAGQCGVTLAVEYLNRFECYLLNTAADTARFVRDVGHPNCRMMYDTFHANIEEKDIAQAIRCCSEYTVHVHLSENDRGTPGQGHVQWELTFDTLKQTGYDGWFVIEAFGLALPALAAATKIWRRMFESEDQLARDGLAFIKGQWAKRQKAS from the coding sequence ATGAAATTCGGCATGAACATGCTGCTCTGGACCGACACCATCACCGATGCCCATAAGCCGATTATGGAGCGGCTCAAGAAGATGGGCTACGACGGCGTCGAGTTTCCCATCTTCGATCACGACACCAAGAAATATGCCGCCCTGGGCCGCTGGTTCGACGGGGTCGGCCTTGAACGAACGGTCGTCACCTGCCGGCTGAACGACGACAATCCCATCAGCCCCGACGCCAAGGTTCGGGCACTGGGCGTCGAGAACAATAAGCGGATTCTCGATTGCGCCCAGGCGGTCGGGGCGAAGCTCATGGCCGGGCCGTTTCACTCGGCGCTGGGGGGTTTCACCGGCGCCTGCCCCGCGCCCGACGAGTGGAAGTGGGGCGTCGATAGCATGCGGCAGGTGGCCGAGCACGCCGGCCAGTGCGGCGTGACGCTGGCGGTCGAATACCTGAACCGCTTCGAGTGCTACCTGCTGAACACGGCCGCCGACACGGCCCGTTTCGTTCGCGACGTGGGCCATCCCAACTGCCGCATGATGTACGACACCTTCCACGCCAACATCGAGGAGAAGGACATCGCCCAGGCCATCCGTTGCTGCTCGGAATACACCGTCCACGTACACTTATCGGAGAACGACCGCGGCACGCCGGGCCAAGGGCACGTTCAGTGGGAGTTGACGTTCGATACCTTGAAGCAGACGGGCTACGACGGCTGGTTCGTCATCGAAGCCTTTGGCCTGGCCTTGCCGGCCTTGGCCGCGGCCACCAAGATTTGGCGGCGGATGTTCGAGAGCGAGGACCAGCTTGCCCGTGACGGCCTGGCCTTTATCAAGGGCCAATGGGCCAAGCGTCAGAAGGCGAGCTGA
- a CDS encoding DUF1501 domain-containing protein produces MDFPVFDRCVSALVEDLHLRGLADDCAVVVWGEFGRTPKIRSIVGRDHWPQVNCALLAGGAMRHGQVIGATDRIAGETVARPVTFGEVYATLFKHLGIDVGQTTIADLNGRPQYLMEDNAQPVVELVS; encoded by the coding sequence GTGGATTTTCCGGTCTTCGATCGATGCGTCAGCGCGCTCGTGGAAGACCTGCATCTGCGGGGTCTGGCGGACGACTGCGCCGTCGTCGTGTGGGGGGAATTCGGCCGGACGCCGAAGATCAGATCCATCGTGGGCCGCGACCATTGGCCGCAGGTGAACTGCGCGCTATTGGCCGGCGGCGCGATGCGGCACGGGCAGGTGATCGGCGCCACCGACCGCATCGCCGGGGAAACCGTCGCGCGGCCGGTGACGTTCGGCGAAGTCTACGCCACGCTGTTCAAGCATCTCGGCATCGATGTCGGCCAGACGACGATCGCCGACCTCAACGGCCGCCCGCAATACCTGATGGAAGACAACGCCCAGCCCGTGGTGGAGTTGGTCTCGTAG
- the msrA gene encoding peptide-methionine (S)-S-oxide reductase MsrA, which produces MNEPSTSTDERSPGLEKATFGAGCFWCSEAVFQQLKGVRSVVSGYSGGIFPHPTYQQVCSGQTGHAEVIQIAYDPEVISYPELLEVFWQTHDPTTLNRQGADEGTQYRSVILYHNPRQQELAEHYKKKLQEEHAFRKPIVTEITKFSEFYPAEDYHQNYYNLHREQGYCSAVIRPKVVKVKKVFHEKLKEPAKK; this is translated from the coding sequence ATGAACGAACCATCGACTTCCACCGACGAGCGCTCGCCAGGACTCGAGAAGGCGACCTTCGGCGCCGGTTGCTTTTGGTGCAGCGAGGCCGTTTTTCAGCAGCTCAAAGGGGTGCGGTCGGTCGTATCGGGCTACAGCGGCGGCATCTTCCCGCATCCCACCTATCAACAAGTTTGCAGCGGGCAAACGGGCCACGCCGAGGTGATCCAGATCGCCTACGACCCCGAAGTGATTTCCTATCCGGAGCTACTGGAAGTGTTCTGGCAGACGCACGATCCGACGACGCTCAACCGTCAAGGGGCCGACGAGGGCACGCAGTATCGCTCCGTGATTCTCTACCATAACCCGCGGCAGCAAGAGCTGGCCGAGCATTACAAAAAGAAGCTCCAAGAGGAGCACGCCTTCCGCAAACCGATCGTGACCGAAATCACGAAGTTTTCCGAGTTCTACCCGGCCGAGGACTATCACCAGAACTATTACAACCTTCACCGCGAGCAGGGGTATTGCAGCGCCGTCATCCGGCCGAAGGTCGTCAAGGTGAAGAAGGTGTTTCACGAAAAGCTGAAGGAGCCGGCGAAGAAGTAG
- a CDS encoding M20/M25/M40 family metallo-hydrolase, whose translation MTPVTKQKMPRGGGAASPEPDLGAAFRLVMRLMALRGTSGQERAVADFVTERLREGGATAKAIQFDDAHRKSPLRGEVGNLYFSLGGTLRGPRRLLMAHLDTVPLCVGCKPVRKGERVVSADPHTGLGADDRAGCAVILTAALEILRRKLPHPPLTFLWPVQEEVGLHGARLARLSKLGKPRLAFNWDGGPAEKLTIGATGAFRMTFEVEGLASHAGGAPEQGVNAITIAGLAIAELERKGWLGDIRKDGRHGTSNIGVIQGGAATNVVTDHVKLRAECRSHDGTFRKQILTAFEDAFQRAAAAVKNVAGAGGKVRMESQLDYDSFRLADREPCVLAAEAAVRATGAEPLRAITNGGLDANWLTARGIPTVTLGCGQQSVHTTAEQLDIAAFERACRIALRLATAAD comes from the coding sequence ATGACCCCAGTAACCAAACAAAAGATGCCGCGGGGCGGCGGCGCTGCGTCGCCCGAACCCGATCTCGGCGCCGCGTTCCGCCTGGTGATGCGGCTGATGGCCCTCCGCGGCACCAGCGGTCAGGAACGCGCGGTGGCCGACTTCGTGACCGAGCGACTGCGAGAAGGGGGTGCCACGGCCAAGGCCATTCAGTTCGACGACGCCCACCGCAAGTCGCCACTGCGCGGCGAAGTCGGCAATTTGTACTTCTCGCTCGGCGGCACGCTCCGCGGCCCGCGGCGGCTGCTGATGGCGCATCTCGACACCGTGCCTCTGTGCGTGGGCTGCAAACCGGTCCGTAAAGGCGAACGCGTCGTCTCGGCCGATCCGCACACCGGCCTGGGCGCCGACGACCGTGCCGGTTGCGCCGTCATCCTCACGGCGGCCCTGGAAATCCTGCGACGAAAGCTGCCCCATCCGCCCTTGACCTTCCTCTGGCCGGTGCAAGAAGAGGTGGGCCTGCACGGGGCGCGGCTGGCGCGGCTGTCGAAGTTGGGCAAGCCGCGGTTGGCTTTCAACTGGGACGGCGGTCCGGCGGAAAAGCTCACCATCGGGGCCACCGGCGCTTTTCGCATGACGTTCGAAGTCGAGGGCCTCGCCAGCCACGCGGGCGGCGCTCCGGAACAGGGCGTCAATGCCATTACCATCGCCGGCCTGGCCATCGCCGAACTGGAGCGCAAAGGTTGGCTGGGCGATATCCGCAAAGACGGCCGGCACGGCACGAGCAATATCGGCGTCATCCAGGGCGGCGCCGCGACGAACGTCGTCACCGACCACGTCAAGCTGCGTGCCGAATGTCGCAGCCACGACGGTACGTTCCGCAAGCAGATTCTGACCGCGTTCGAAGACGCCTTCCAACGGGCCGCCGCCGCGGTCAAAAACGTCGCCGGTGCCGGCGGGAAAGTACGCATGGAAAGCCAGCTCGACTACGACTCCTTCCGCCTTGCCGACCGCGAACCGTGCGTGCTGGCGGCCGAGGCGGCCGTGCGGGCAACCGGCGCCGAGCCGCTGCGGGCGATCACCAACGGCGGACTCGATGCCAACTGGCTCACGGCCCGCGGCATTCCCACGGTCACGCTGGGCTGCGGCCAGCAGAGCGTCCACACCACCGCCGAGCAGCTCGATATCGCGGCCTTCGAGCGGGCCTGCCGCATCGCCCTGCGCCTGGCCACGGCCGCGGATTGA
- a CDS encoding SLC13 family permease encodes MLFADRVAGLLTPAQLTLLDLALVFGLLIWSRLPPDFVLVGGVALLVLTGILDAREALAGLANEAMVTVGILYVVGAGVRQTGGVDWIAQRLFGKPKSTFNAIVRLMFPAAGLSAFMNNTPLVAMLIPAVTDWAKMHRIATSKLMIPLSYAAILGGTCTLIGTSTNLVVDGQVKEEAKRRIAADVKAGMPEAKAREKFERETRLPADGLAMFDITWVGLPAAVLGCGFMAVAAWWLLPDRKPAMSNLEDPRSYTVEMLVEPDSPLVGKAIEEAGLRHLPGAYLVEIDREGFILPAVSPDERLRGNDRLVFVGVVDSVLDLQKIRGLVPATDQVFKLSAPRSSRCLIEAVVSNSCPLVGKTIRDGRFRSIYNAAVIAVARNGERINKKIGDIVLAPGDTLLLEAHPAFADQQRNNRDFFLVSRLEDSQPPRHERALVAAGILIGMVLLASLTSLGMFKASLLAGGLMLATRCCSVSLARRSIDWEVLLAIAASFAIGAALEKTKAAEMIAHQMIGLAQGNAWASLAIVYLATLLATELITNNAAAALMFPMAVKTAEGLQVNWMPFVIVVMMAASAGFATPIGYQTNLMVYGPGGYRFSDYLKVGVPLDLLIGVITVLLAPFLWPF; translated from the coding sequence ATGCTGTTTGCCGATCGAGTCGCGGGGCTTCTAACGCCCGCCCAGTTGACGCTGCTCGACTTGGCTCTTGTCTTCGGCCTGTTGATCTGGTCGCGGCTGCCGCCCGACTTTGTGCTGGTCGGCGGCGTGGCCTTGCTCGTACTGACGGGCATTCTCGATGCCCGCGAGGCGCTGGCCGGCCTGGCCAACGAGGCCATGGTGACGGTCGGCATCCTGTATGTCGTCGGCGCCGGAGTGCGCCAGACCGGCGGCGTCGATTGGATCGCACAGCGCCTGTTCGGAAAGCCGAAATCGACGTTCAACGCCATCGTGCGGCTGATGTTTCCCGCCGCCGGGCTGAGCGCGTTTATGAACAACACGCCGTTGGTGGCCATGCTGATCCCGGCCGTGACCGATTGGGCGAAGATGCACCGCATCGCCACCTCGAAGTTGATGATTCCGCTCAGCTACGCGGCCATCCTTGGCGGCACGTGTACGCTCATCGGCACCAGCACCAACCTGGTGGTCGACGGACAGGTCAAAGAAGAAGCCAAGCGACGCATTGCGGCCGACGTGAAGGCGGGCATGCCGGAGGCCAAGGCGCGCGAGAAGTTCGAGCGAGAGACCCGCTTGCCCGCCGACGGACTGGCGATGTTCGACATCACCTGGGTGGGCCTTCCGGCGGCGGTCCTCGGTTGCGGGTTCATGGCCGTGGCGGCGTGGTGGCTGTTGCCCGACCGCAAACCGGCCATGAGCAATCTGGAAGACCCGCGTTCGTATACCGTCGAGATGCTGGTCGAACCCGACAGCCCGCTGGTGGGCAAAGCGATCGAAGAGGCCGGGCTGCGTCACTTGCCCGGCGCCTACCTGGTGGAGATCGACCGCGAAGGGTTTATTCTGCCGGCCGTGAGTCCCGACGAGCGGTTGCGCGGCAACGACCGGCTGGTGTTTGTGGGCGTGGTCGATTCGGTGCTCGATTTGCAAAAGATTCGCGGGCTGGTGCCGGCCACCGACCAGGTGTTCAAGCTCTCCGCCCCGCGTTCGTCGCGCTGCTTGATTGAAGCGGTGGTGTCGAATAGTTGCCCGTTGGTGGGCAAGACGATCCGCGACGGCCGCTTCCGCTCGATTTACAACGCGGCCGTGATCGCGGTGGCCCGCAACGGCGAGCGGATCAACAAGAAGATCGGCGACATCGTGCTGGCGCCCGGCGACACGCTGCTGTTGGAAGCGCACCCGGCGTTCGCCGACCAGCAGCGAAACAACCGCGACTTCTTTCTCGTCAGCCGGCTGGAAGACTCGCAGCCGCCCAGGCACGAGCGGGCCTTGGTGGCGGCGGGCATCCTGATCGGCATGGTGCTGCTGGCGAGCCTCACGTCGCTGGGCATGTTCAAGGCGTCGCTGCTGGCCGGGGGACTGATGCTGGCCACGCGCTGCTGCTCGGTGTCGCTGGCCCGCCGCAGCATCGACTGGGAAGTGTTGCTGGCCATCGCCGCGTCGTTTGCCATCGGCGCGGCGTTGGAAAAGACGAAGGCCGCCGAGATGATCGCCCATCAAATGATCGGGCTGGCCCAGGGAAACGCTTGGGCCTCGCTGGCCATCGTCTACCTGGCCACATTGCTGGCGACCGAGTTGATCACGAACAACGCCGCGGCCGCGCTGATGTTTCCGATGGCCGTCAAAACCGCCGAGGGCCTGCAGGTGAACTGGATGCCGTTTGTGATCGTGGTGATGATGGCCGCCTCGGCCGGCTTCGCCACGCCGATCGGCTATCAAACGAACCTGATGGTTTATGGTCCGGGCGGCTACCGCTTCAGCGACTATCTGAAAGTCGGCGTGCCGCTGGACCTGTTGATCGGTGTGATTACGGTGCTGCTCGCGCCGTTTTTATGGCCGTTTTAG
- a CDS encoding xanthine dehydrogenase family protein subunit M, whose amino-acid sequence MKDFEYAAATSVDEAVSLLAARGERAKILAGGTDILVQLREGLREADLVLDVKKIPELMELSFSRERGLRLGAGVPCYKIYENEAVKTAYPALADSARIIGGWQIQSRASIGGNLCNSSPAADSIPSLIALDAVCQIAGPGGRRSPPVAEFCTGPGKNVLQRGEFLVSLDFPPPQPHSGSRYLRFIPRNEMDIAVVGVGAWLRLDASGKNIDEARLGIAAVAPTPLAATEAATWLAGKPATLESFTEAGRLARSVARPITDMRGPADYRVHLVGVIAQRALAEAAERARGRHANQS is encoded by the coding sequence TTGAAAGACTTTGAATACGCCGCCGCCACCAGCGTCGATGAGGCCGTGAGCCTGTTGGCCGCCCGTGGAGAACGGGCGAAAATCCTGGCGGGCGGCACCGATATTCTCGTGCAGTTGCGCGAAGGGCTGCGCGAGGCCGACTTGGTGCTCGACGTCAAGAAAATCCCCGAGCTGATGGAACTGTCGTTCAGCCGCGAGCGCGGCTTGCGGTTGGGCGCCGGCGTGCCGTGCTACAAGATTTACGAAAACGAAGCGGTCAAGACGGCCTATCCGGCGCTGGCCGATTCGGCACGCATCATCGGCGGCTGGCAGATTCAAAGCCGGGCCAGCATCGGCGGCAACCTGTGCAACTCGTCGCCGGCCGCCGATTCGATTCCGTCGCTGATCGCACTGGACGCCGTCTGCCAGATCGCCGGCCCCGGCGGACGACGTAGCCCGCCGGTGGCCGAGTTTTGCACCGGGCCGGGCAAGAACGTTTTGCAGCGCGGCGAGTTCCTGGTATCGCTCGATTTTCCGCCGCCGCAGCCGCACAGCGGTTCGCGCTATCTGCGGTTCATTCCCCGCAACGAAATGGACATCGCCGTGGTCGGCGTCGGCGCCTGGCTGCGGCTCGATGCCAGTGGCAAGAACATCGACGAAGCCCGGCTGGGCATTGCCGCCGTGGCTCCCACGCCGCTGGCCGCCACCGAGGCCGCGACTTGGCTGGCGGGCAAGCCGGCGACGCTGGAGTCGTTTACCGAGGCCGGCCGCTTGGCCCGCAGCGTTGCCCGGCCGATTACCGATATGCGTGGCCCGGCCGATTACCGAGTGCATCTCGTCGGCGTAATTGCCCAGCGGGCCCTGGCTGAGGCGGCTGAGAGGGCGAGGGGCCGCCACGCGAATCAAAGCTAA
- a CDS encoding protein arginine kinase, with protein sequence MELEELARTSGEWLRGSGPESDIVISSRIRLARNLAEFAFISRATPSDRAEIERMLRDRVMRAPGAAELVYFDVNKLEGLDRQFLVERQLISREHAEAEGARGVAIDPQERVSLMINEEDHLRIQVMHSGLDLLAAWEQINTIDDLVESQVTYAFSDRLGYLTACPTNVGTGMRVSVMLHLPALVITRQIEKLFRSLQKISLAVRGLYGEGSQAMGDFYQISNQVTLGRTETDLVKQVGDVVPQIIDYERKAREFLIRESHETLHDRVSRAYGILRTAQTISSEETMHLLSSVRMGVNLGLIADLEIPLVNKLFIYTQPAHLQKLTGSELDTADRNIERARYLRRHLNKEDGPLQN encoded by the coding sequence GTGGAACTAGAAGAATTGGCACGCACGAGCGGCGAGTGGCTGCGGGGATCGGGTCCGGAATCGGACATCGTGATCAGCAGCCGCATTCGGCTGGCCCGCAACCTGGCGGAGTTCGCCTTCATCAGCCGGGCCACGCCCTCCGACCGGGCCGAGATCGAACGCATGCTGCGCGACCGCGTGATGCGGGCGCCGGGGGCCGCCGAGTTGGTCTACTTCGACGTCAACAAGCTCGAAGGGCTCGACCGCCAGTTTCTCGTCGAGCGGCAGCTCATCAGCCGCGAGCACGCCGAGGCCGAAGGCGCCCGTGGCGTGGCCATCGACCCGCAAGAGCGCGTCAGCCTGATGATCAACGAGGAAGACCATCTCCGCATTCAAGTGATGCACAGCGGGCTGGACTTGCTGGCGGCCTGGGAGCAGATCAACACGATCGACGACCTGGTCGAGTCGCAAGTCACGTATGCCTTCAGCGATCGGCTTGGTTATTTGACGGCCTGCCCCACGAATGTCGGCACGGGCATGCGCGTGAGCGTGATGCTGCACTTGCCGGCGTTGGTCATCACGCGGCAGATCGAAAAGCTGTTCCGTTCGCTACAAAAGATCAGTCTGGCGGTGCGGGGGCTGTACGGCGAAGGCTCGCAAGCGATGGGCGATTTTTACCAGATCAGCAACCAGGTGACGCTGGGGCGCACCGAGACCGACCTGGTAAAGCAGGTGGGCGACGTGGTGCCGCAGATTATCGACTACGAGCGCAAGGCCCGTGAGTTCTTGATTCGCGAGAGCCACGAAACCCTGCACGACCGCGTGAGCCGGGCCTACGGCATCCTGCGGACCGCCCAGACGATCAGCTCCGAGGAGACCATGCATCTGCTGTCGAGCGTGCGGATGGGCGTGAACCTGGGACTGATCGCCGACCTGGAGATACCGCTGGTGAACAAGTTGTTCATTTACACGCAGCCGGCGCACCTGCAAAAGCTGACCGGCAGCGAGTTGGACACGGCCGACCGCAACATCGAGCGTGCCCGCTATCTGCGGCGGCACCTCAACAAAGAGGATGGGCCGCTGCAGAACTGA
- a CDS encoding UvrB/UvrC motif-containing protein, with protein MKCQRCDKSATFHITELTGGKPQELHLCEEHARQYLTESDDQPAGNLAGALAQQLVGGTAEELAKLDQQACPICGITFFEFRNHGRLGCPHDYVCFRKELDPLILNIHGESAHAGKRPRRTTGGTDEQTQLIRLRREMKEAIQGEDYEKASQLRDEIRQIERLS; from the coding sequence ATGAAGTGCCAACGCTGCGACAAGTCGGCCACGTTTCACATCACCGAGTTGACGGGCGGCAAACCGCAGGAACTGCACCTTTGCGAAGAGCACGCCAGGCAATATCTCACCGAGTCCGACGACCAGCCGGCCGGAAACCTGGCCGGCGCGCTGGCACAGCAGCTTGTGGGCGGCACTGCCGAAGAGTTGGCCAAGCTCGATCAGCAGGCCTGCCCGATCTGCGGCATCACCTTCTTTGAATTCCGCAACCACGGCCGGCTGGGCTGTCCGCATGACTACGTTTGCTTTCGCAAGGAGTTGGACCCGCTGATCCTGAACATCCACGGCGAGAGCGCGCATGCGGGCAAGCGGCCGCGCCGCACCACCGGCGGCACCGACGAACAGACGCAGTTGATCCGGCTGCGGCGGGAGATGAAAGAGGCCATCCAGGGCGAAGACTACGAGAAGGCTTCGCAGTTGCGTGACGAAATTCGGCAAATCGAAAGGTTGTCGTGA
- a CDS encoding arylsulfatase, whose protein sequence is MKTSLPSLPSCRFGRRHLPRALTTLIHTAAAVAIVGFSTLTALSGEPKNPPNVVVILVDDLGYGDVKCLNPEGKIATPRIDRLAADGMIFTDAHSSSSVCTPTRYGILTGRYNWRSRLKSGVLGGYSRPLIEPGRLTIAQLARQHGYVTACVGKWHLGMDMPLKDGGVADDKANFGKGYAKAWDVDYAGKIAGGPNAVGFDYYFGISASLDMSPYVFIENDRFTAVPTKEKKIVRLGPAADDFEAVKVLPTLTEKAVAFIREHASADRDQPPFLLYFPLNAPHAPIEPTDEWRGKSGINDYADFVMQVDDTVGRVLDALNDRGAADDTLVILTSDNGCSPVADLKTLAAHGHQPSYVFRGAKADIYDGGHRIPFIARWPDKVQAGGQSDALVCLTDVMATFADLIGETLPADAAEDSVSILPALLGKAEPPRREAIVHHSINGSFSIRQGNWKLELCRDSGGWSAPKPGSKEAAGLPPVQLYDLAADIGERHNLYDEHPEVVERLTALLDKYVADGRSTPGMPQPNTTPVHVH, encoded by the coding sequence ATGAAAACCTCACTGCCTTCACTGCCGTCTTGCCGTTTCGGTCGCAGGCATTTGCCGCGCGCGCTGACGACGCTCATTCACACCGCCGCGGCCGTTGCGATCGTCGGCTTTTCGACTCTTACCGCACTTTCCGGCGAACCGAAAAACCCGCCGAACGTCGTGGTCATCCTGGTCGACGACCTGGGCTACGGCGATGTCAAGTGCCTGAACCCGGAGGGCAAAATTGCCACGCCCAGGATCGACCGCTTGGCGGCCGACGGGATGATCTTTACCGACGCCCATTCCAGCTCGTCGGTCTGCACGCCGACGCGCTACGGCATTCTCACGGGCAGGTACAACTGGCGCTCGCGGCTCAAAAGCGGCGTGCTGGGCGGATATTCACGGCCGCTCATTGAGCCCGGCCGGCTGACCATCGCCCAACTCGCCCGACAACACGGTTACGTCACCGCCTGCGTCGGCAAATGGCACCTGGGCATGGATATGCCGCTCAAAGACGGCGGCGTGGCCGACGACAAGGCCAACTTCGGCAAGGGCTATGCCAAGGCCTGGGACGTCGATTATGCGGGCAAGATCGCCGGCGGACCCAACGCGGTGGGCTTCGATTATTACTTCGGCATCAGCGCCTCGCTCGATATGTCGCCCTACGTGTTCATCGAAAACGACCGCTTCACGGCCGTGCCGACCAAGGAGAAGAAGATTGTGCGGCTGGGACCGGCCGCCGATGATTTCGAAGCCGTGAAGGTGCTTCCCACGCTCACCGAGAAGGCCGTGGCCTTCATCCGAGAGCACGCCTCGGCCGACCGCGACCAGCCGCCCTTCTTGCTCTACTTTCCGCTCAACGCGCCGCACGCGCCGATCGAGCCGACCGACGAGTGGCGGGGCAAAAGCGGCATCAACGACTACGCCGATTTCGTGATGCAAGTCGACGACACCGTGGGCCGCGTGCTCGACGCGCTGAACGACCGCGGCGCCGCCGACGACACGCTGGTCATCCTCACGAGCGACAACGGCTGTTCGCCCGTCGCCGATTTGAAAACGCTGGCGGCGCACGGCCATCAGCCGAGCTATGTATTTCGCGGCGCCAAGGCCGACATCTACGACGGCGGACATCGCATTCCGTTCATCGCGCGGTGGCCGGACAAGGTCCAGGCCGGCGGACAGAGCGACGCCTTGGTGTGCCTGACCGACGTGATGGCCACGTTTGCAGACTTGATCGGCGAAACGTTGCCCGCCGACGCCGCGGAAGACAGCGTCAGCATTTTGCCGGCACTGCTGGGTAAGGCCGAGCCACCGCGGCGCGAGGCCATCGTGCATCACTCGATCAACGGCTCGTTTTCCATCCGGCAAGGAAACTGGAAGCTGGAACTGTGCCGCGATTCGGGCGGCTGGAGCGCGCCCAAGCCGGGCAGCAAGGAGGCCGCCGGGCTGCCGCCGGTGCAGCTTTACGACCTGGCGGCGGACATCGGCGAGCGGCACAACCTCTATGATGAACACCCCGAAGTGGTCGAACGGCTGACGGCGCTGCTCGACAAGTACGTCGCCGACGGCCGCAGCACGCCCGGCATGCCGCAGCCGAACACGACGCCGGTCCACGTCCATTGA